A genomic window from Micromonospora sp. WMMA1947 includes:
- a CDS encoding Crp/Fnr family transcriptional regulator, which translates to MESRLPEPGDALTGVEMFAGLEPEVRQRVIAAAVPRTYRKGQLLFVENDPGESLIVLRRGAVAVFRTAPTGERAVLSVIRPPDVLGEVSLLDASTRSASAEAIEDCAALALSRPAFMELVHSNPRILDAVMRSLGQLIRRLTEQNADHVFLDLPGRVAKTLVRLAGESQAPMITIELNQSQLAEMAGGSRQSVNQAIGSFASRGWLRTEGRRIVVTDVAALRRRAGMNDR; encoded by the coding sequence GTGGAGTCTCGCCTGCCGGAGCCGGGTGACGCGCTCACGGGTGTGGAGATGTTCGCCGGGCTGGAGCCGGAGGTGCGGCAACGTGTCATCGCCGCCGCCGTACCGCGCACCTACCGCAAGGGCCAGCTTCTCTTCGTCGAGAACGACCCCGGTGAGTCGCTGATCGTGCTGCGCCGTGGCGCGGTGGCGGTTTTCCGCACCGCACCGACCGGCGAACGCGCGGTGCTGTCGGTCATCCGACCCCCGGACGTGCTCGGCGAGGTGTCCCTGTTGGACGCCTCCACCCGCTCGGCGTCGGCCGAGGCGATCGAGGACTGCGCCGCGCTGGCGCTGTCCCGGCCCGCGTTCATGGAACTGGTGCACTCCAACCCGCGCATCCTGGACGCGGTGATGCGCTCCCTGGGCCAGCTGATCCGCCGGCTCACCGAGCAGAACGCCGACCACGTCTTCCTCGACCTGCCCGGCCGGGTGGCCAAGACGCTGGTCCGGCTGGCCGGCGAGAGCCAGGCCCCGATGATCACCATCGAGTTGAACCAGAGCCAGCTCGCCGAGATGGCGGGCGGTTCCCGGCAGAGCGTCAACCAGGCCATCGGCTCGTTCGCCAGCCGCGGCTGGCTGCGCACCGAAGGCCGCCGCATCGTGGTCACCGATGTGGCCGCGCTGCGCCGCCGGGCCGGCATGAACGACCGCTGA
- a CDS encoding polyadenylate-specific 3'-exoribonuclease AS, giving the protein MVYRYFYDCEFIEDGRIVDLVSIGVVDEYGREFYAVSTEFDDSRAVPWVRRNVLDKLPSPADRAWRSRARIRDDLHEFLLEPVRDRPGEQLELWAWYAAYDHVVLAQLWGAMPALPREIPRFTKELRQLWDDRGRPRLPDAEADRHDALVDARHNLARWRAMTAREV; this is encoded by the coding sequence ATGGTCTACCGCTATTTCTACGACTGCGAATTCATCGAGGACGGCCGCATCGTCGACCTGGTGTCGATCGGCGTCGTCGACGAGTACGGCCGCGAGTTCTACGCGGTCTCCACCGAGTTCGACGACTCCCGGGCGGTGCCCTGGGTGCGGCGCAACGTGCTGGACAAGCTCCCGTCGCCTGCTGACCGGGCGTGGCGCTCCCGCGCGCGCATCCGCGACGACCTGCACGAGTTCCTGCTGGAGCCGGTACGGGACCGGCCGGGCGAGCAGTTGGAGCTGTGGGCCTGGTACGCCGCCTACGACCACGTCGTGCTGGCCCAGCTCTGGGGCGCGATGCCGGCGCTGCCCCGGGAGATCCCTCGCTTCACCAAGGAGCTGCGCCAGCTCTGGGACGACCGGGGGCGCCCCCGGCTGCCGGACGCCGAGGCCGACCGGCACGACGCGCTCGTCGACGCGCGGCACAACCTGGCGCGGTGGCGGGCGATGACCGCGCGGGAGGTTTGA
- a CDS encoding pyridoxamine 5'-phosphate oxidase family protein yields the protein MSHEPTNAADARRRVTELIRDARICLLTTTGVDGRLISRPMGLQEADFDGDLWFFAYADSAKVRQIRVNPQVNVGFSDQRHHAWVSVAGTATEEWDPERAKELWNPLLKAWFPDGLDTPGITLIKVHAGSAEYWDSPGSTVVNLLGFAKAAVTGKPPKAGENHEVDY from the coding sequence ATGAGCCATGAGCCGACAAACGCCGCGGATGCCCGCCGCCGGGTCACCGAGCTGATCCGGGACGCCCGGATCTGCCTGCTCACCACGACCGGCGTGGACGGCCGTCTGATCAGCCGCCCGATGGGGTTGCAGGAGGCCGATTTCGACGGCGACCTGTGGTTCTTCGCGTACGCCGACTCGGCGAAGGTCCGGCAGATCCGGGTGAACCCGCAGGTCAATGTCGGTTTCTCCGACCAGCGCCACCACGCCTGGGTGTCGGTCGCCGGCACCGCCACCGAGGAGTGGGATCCCGAGCGGGCGAAGGAGCTGTGGAACCCGCTGCTGAAGGCGTGGTTCCCGGACGGGCTGGACACGCCCGGGATCACGTTGATCAAGGTGCACGCCGGGTCGGCGGAGTACTGGGACTCGCCCGGCAGCACCGTGGTCAACCTGCTCGGCTTCGCCAAGGCGGCGGTGACCGGCAAGCCGCCGAAGGCGGGGGAGAACCACGAGGTCGACTACTGA
- a CDS encoding 6-phosphofructokinase translates to MRIGVLTGGGDCPGLNAVIRAVVRKGVATYGHEFVGFRDGWKGPLEGLTKPLGIPEVRGILPRGGTILGSSRTNPFKIENGVERIKDNLAAQGVDALIAIGGEDTLGVATKLHELGVNVIGVPKTIDNDLGATDYTFGFDTAVNIAMEAIDRLHTTAESHHRTLVVEVMGRHAGWIALHAGLAGGANVILLPERQFDVEQVAGYVEKRFQHQYAPIVVVAEGAQPLDGQMVLHNQELDAFGHVRLGGIGQWLAEQLEAKTGKEARTVVLGHIQRGGTPTAFDRVLATRLGLHAIDAANEGDWGKMVAMQSTDIVRVPLADATRELKTVPLERYAEAEVFFGS, encoded by the coding sequence ATGCGTATCGGAGTGCTCACCGGCGGCGGCGACTGCCCAGGTCTCAACGCGGTGATTCGGGCGGTGGTCCGCAAGGGCGTCGCCACCTACGGTCACGAGTTCGTGGGCTTCCGGGACGGCTGGAAGGGCCCGCTGGAGGGTCTGACCAAGCCCCTGGGCATCCCCGAGGTGCGCGGCATCCTGCCCCGCGGCGGCACCATCCTCGGCTCGTCCCGCACCAACCCGTTCAAGATCGAGAACGGCGTGGAGCGGATCAAGGACAACCTCGCCGCCCAGGGCGTGGACGCCCTGATCGCGATCGGCGGCGAGGACACGCTCGGCGTCGCGACCAAGCTGCACGAGCTGGGCGTCAACGTCATCGGTGTGCCGAAGACGATCGACAACGACCTCGGTGCGACGGACTACACGTTCGGCTTCGACACCGCCGTCAACATCGCCATGGAGGCGATCGACCGGCTGCACACCACCGCGGAGAGCCACCACCGCACGCTCGTGGTCGAGGTCATGGGCCGCCACGCCGGCTGGATCGCCCTGCACGCCGGCCTCGCCGGTGGCGCCAACGTGATCCTGCTGCCGGAGCGGCAGTTCGACGTCGAGCAGGTCGCCGGCTACGTCGAGAAGCGCTTCCAGCACCAGTACGCCCCGATCGTCGTGGTCGCCGAGGGCGCCCAGCCGCTGGACGGCCAGATGGTGCTGCACAACCAGGAGCTGGACGCGTTCGGTCACGTCCGTCTCGGCGGCATCGGCCAGTGGCTGGCCGAGCAGCTGGAGGCGAAGACCGGCAAGGAGGCCCGCACCGTGGTGCTCGGCCACATCCAGCGCGGCGGCACCCCGACTGCTTTCGACCGGGTGCTGGCCACGCGGCTCGGCCTCCACGCGATCGACGCCGCGAACGAGGGCGACTGGGGCAAGATGGTCGCGATGCAGAGCACGGACATCGTCCGTGTCCCGCTCGCCGACGCCACCCGCGAGCTGAAGACCGTGCCGCTGGAGCGGTACGCCGAGGCCGAAGTCTTCTTCGGCAGCTGA
- the proC gene encoding pyrroline-5-carboxylate reductase, whose protein sequence is MARQVHTVAVIGAGKIGELMLSGLLRSGWPVERLLATARRPARAKELADRYGVRVVDNLTAVTEAEVLAVSVKPQDAAALLDEIGPKVPADKLVISLCAGLPTAFFNRRLPEGTPVVRVMTNTPALVDQAMSAISAGAHATGEHLALAEEMFSPLGSTVRVPESQQDAVTALSGSGPAYFYLLVEAMIDAGILLGLPRQVAHELIVQTAIGSAVMLRDSGEHPVKLREAVTSPAGTTISAIRELENHGVRAAMLAALEAARDRARELAAQAD, encoded by the coding sequence ATGGCACGCCAGGTGCACACGGTCGCGGTGATCGGCGCCGGCAAGATCGGTGAGCTGATGCTTTCCGGGCTGCTGCGTTCCGGCTGGCCGGTGGAGCGGCTGCTCGCCACCGCGCGTCGGCCCGCCCGGGCGAAGGAACTGGCCGACCGCTACGGCGTACGGGTGGTGGACAACCTGACCGCCGTGACCGAGGCCGAGGTGCTGGCCGTGTCGGTCAAGCCGCAGGACGCCGCCGCGCTGCTGGACGAGATCGGCCCGAAGGTGCCGGCCGACAAGCTGGTCATCTCGCTCTGCGCCGGCCTGCCGACCGCGTTCTTCAACCGCCGGCTGCCAGAGGGCACCCCCGTGGTCCGGGTGATGACCAACACCCCGGCGCTCGTCGACCAGGCGATGAGCGCCATCTCGGCGGGCGCGCACGCCACCGGCGAGCACCTGGCTCTGGCCGAGGAGATGTTCTCCCCGCTCGGCTCGACGGTGCGGGTGCCCGAGTCGCAGCAGGACGCGGTCACCGCGCTCTCCGGCTCCGGCCCGGCCTACTTCTACCTGCTGGTCGAGGCGATGATCGACGCGGGCATCCTGCTCGGCCTGCCGCGCCAGGTGGCGCACGAGCTGATCGTGCAGACCGCGATCGGCTCGGCGGTGATGTTGCGTGACTCCGGCGAGCACCCGGTGAAGCTGCGTGAGGCGGTCACCTCGCCGGCCGGCACCACCATCTCCGCGATCCGCGAGCTGGAGAACCACGGCGTACGGGCGGCCATGCTGGCGGCGCTGGAGGCGGCCCGGGACCGGGCGCGGGAACTCGCCGCTCAGGCCGACTGA
- a CDS encoding YoaK family protein: MNRSAPYGSADSYREFRHPLAALVLAVVTAGALDAFAFLRYGAFVANQSGNAIFLGMGPAGGHATWPVSAASIVAFATAAGLVALLRGRTRPTVAPLVDIAVTEAAMVAWTVLNLVLAYGRDGTASRVLLAAAGAVAMGSLTTLATRTAGIATPITYQSDTTTKTGERAARWLFGPTAGRGRARRGTLLGLLALVSYSVGGAVGTLAQQRPRWVPLWGTLALAVLILLLRRHPRPASRPG, encoded by the coding sequence GTGAACCGCTCGGCGCCGTACGGCTCCGCGGACTCCTACCGCGAGTTCCGCCACCCGCTCGCGGCACTCGTGCTCGCCGTCGTCACCGCCGGCGCGCTGGACGCCTTCGCGTTCCTGCGCTACGGCGCGTTCGTCGCCAACCAGTCCGGCAACGCCATCTTCCTCGGCATGGGACCGGCCGGCGGGCACGCCACATGGCCGGTCTCCGCCGCCTCGATCGTCGCGTTCGCCACCGCCGCCGGACTGGTCGCCCTGCTCCGCGGTCGCACCCGGCCGACCGTGGCGCCACTTGTCGACATCGCCGTCACCGAGGCCGCCATGGTCGCCTGGACGGTGCTCAACCTGGTGCTCGCGTACGGCCGGGACGGCACGGCGTCGCGGGTGCTGCTCGCCGCGGCCGGCGCGGTCGCCATGGGCAGCCTGACCACACTGGCGACCCGTACCGCGGGGATCGCGACGCCGATCACCTACCAGTCGGACACCACGACGAAGACCGGTGAGCGGGCCGCCCGCTGGCTGTTCGGCCCCACCGCCGGCCGGGGCCGGGCCCGGCGGGGCACCCTGCTCGGGCTGCTCGCCCTGGTCAGCTACAGCGTCGGCGGCGCGGTCGGCACGCTCGCCCAGCAACGGCCCCGCTGGGTGCCGCTGTGGGGGACGCTCGCCCTGGCCGTGCTCATCCTGCTGCTGCGGCGGCACCCGCGACCGGCGTCGCGGCCCGGCTGA
- a CDS encoding urease subunit gamma: MHLTPKEFDKLTIHSLAMVANARKARGVKLNHPEAVAVICAAALEGAREGKTVEEVMNDASHVLTADDVIPGVADMIPMLQVEAVFTDGSRLITVHSPIQ; this comes from the coding sequence GTGCATCTCACGCCGAAGGAATTCGACAAGCTGACGATTCACTCGCTGGCGATGGTCGCCAACGCCCGCAAGGCGCGTGGGGTCAAGCTCAACCACCCCGAGGCGGTGGCGGTGATCTGCGCGGCGGCGCTCGAGGGCGCGCGCGAGGGCAAGACCGTCGAGGAGGTCATGAACGACGCGAGCCACGTGCTCACGGCCGACGACGTGATCCCCGGTGTGGCGGACATGATCCCGATGCTCCAGGTCGAAGCGGTTTTCACCGACGGGTCACGGCTGATCACCGTCCACTCACCCATCCAGTAG
- a CDS encoding urease subunit beta has translation MAKQHPGPNSKHLRPIGGYKLSDQPLELNAGRPVTEVVVHNTGDRPIQVGSHFHFFEANRFLEFDRPAAFGKRLNIPATTSIRFEPGDRKTVQLVPYGGSQRVYGFNGLVQGWTGDGPIPGYRPDRAEALHQAQTRGFKTTSQQQDQGKGQDQGKGQNA, from the coding sequence ATGGCGAAGCAACACCCGGGACCGAACTCCAAGCACCTTCGGCCCATCGGCGGCTACAAGCTCAGCGACCAACCCCTGGAACTCAACGCCGGGCGGCCGGTGACCGAGGTGGTCGTGCACAACACCGGCGACCGGCCCATCCAGGTCGGCTCCCACTTCCACTTCTTCGAGGCCAACCGCTTCCTGGAGTTCGACCGTCCGGCGGCGTTCGGGAAGCGGCTGAACATCCCGGCCACGACCTCGATCCGGTTCGAGCCGGGCGACCGCAAGACCGTCCAGCTCGTACCGTACGGCGGCTCCCAGCGGGTGTACGGCTTCAACGGCCTGGTCCAGGGCTGGACCGGCGACGGACCGATCCCCGGGTACCGGCCGGACCGGGCCGAGGCGCTCCACCAGGCCCAGACGCGCGGCTTCAAGACCACCTCGCAGCAGCAGGACCAGGGCAAGGGCCAGGACCAAGGCAAGGGCCAGAACGCATGA
- a CDS encoding urease subunit alpha has product MSQISRQEYAGMYGPTTGDQIRLGDTDLYIEIEKDLRVLGDEVMYGGGKTLRDGMGSASQATSAEGVVDLVITNVTIVDALLGVVKADVGIKDGKIAGIGKAGNPNIMDGVTPGLVTGPGTDAISGEHLILTAGGIDAHVHLVTPQQVWAALSNGVTTLWGGGTGPTDSTNGVTITPGPWNIQNMMRSFEDLPINIGLLGKGNSSGRAPLVEQIMAGVPSFKIHEDWGAPPAVIRSCLAVADEYDVQISIHTDTLNESGYIEDSIAAFEGRTIHTFHTEGAGGGHAPDIIKVAGQMNVLPASTTPTVPYGINSQSELYDMIMVCHNFNPKVPSDVAFVESRIRTETIAAEDVLLDEGVISMMQSDSQAMGRVGETWLRTVQLAGQMKNVRGKLAEDSDANDNFRVLRYVAKMTINPAITQGVSHVIGSVSPGKLADLVLWEPAFFGTKPKMVLKGGMIAWSIMGDPNASLPTPQPVYYRPMFGATGSQVAKNCVTFVSRAAHESGVAEQLGLQRQVVPVYGCRNLTKRDMVRNDRTPKLEVDPETFAVKMDGVHATVPAAKNLPLSQLYFFS; this is encoded by the coding sequence ATGAGTCAGATCTCACGGCAGGAATACGCCGGAATGTACGGCCCGACCACGGGCGACCAGATCCGGCTGGGTGACACCGACCTCTACATCGAGATCGAGAAGGACCTGCGGGTCCTCGGTGACGAGGTCATGTACGGCGGCGGCAAGACCCTGCGCGACGGCATGGGCAGTGCCAGCCAGGCCACCAGTGCCGAGGGCGTGGTGGACCTGGTGATCACCAACGTGACAATCGTCGACGCGCTGCTCGGCGTGGTCAAGGCGGACGTCGGGATCAAGGACGGAAAGATCGCCGGGATCGGCAAGGCCGGCAACCCCAACATCATGGACGGGGTGACCCCGGGCCTGGTGACCGGGCCGGGCACCGACGCGATCTCCGGTGAGCATCTGATCCTGACCGCCGGCGGCATCGACGCGCACGTCCACCTGGTCACCCCGCAGCAGGTGTGGGCCGCGCTGAGCAACGGCGTCACCACCCTCTGGGGCGGTGGCACCGGGCCCACCGACAGCACCAACGGCGTCACCATCACGCCCGGCCCGTGGAACATCCAGAACATGATGCGGTCCTTCGAGGACCTTCCGATCAACATCGGCCTGCTGGGCAAGGGCAACAGCAGCGGCCGGGCGCCGCTCGTCGAGCAGATCATGGCCGGGGTGCCCAGCTTCAAGATCCACGAGGACTGGGGTGCGCCGCCCGCGGTGATCCGGTCCTGCCTGGCCGTTGCCGACGAGTACGACGTCCAGATCAGCATCCACACCGACACGCTCAACGAGAGCGGCTACATCGAGGACAGCATCGCCGCCTTCGAGGGCCGCACCATCCACACCTTCCACACCGAGGGCGCCGGTGGCGGGCACGCGCCGGACATCATCAAGGTCGCCGGCCAGATGAACGTCCTGCCCGCGTCGACCACGCCCACCGTGCCGTACGGCATCAACAGCCAGTCCGAGCTGTACGACATGATCATGGTCTGCCACAACTTCAACCCGAAGGTGCCCTCGGACGTCGCCTTCGTGGAGAGCCGGATCCGCACCGAGACGATCGCCGCCGAGGACGTGCTCCTCGACGAGGGCGTCATCTCGATGATGCAGAGCGACTCGCAGGCCATGGGCCGGGTGGGCGAGACCTGGCTGCGCACCGTCCAGCTCGCCGGGCAGATGAAGAACGTCCGCGGCAAGCTGGCCGAGGACTCCGACGCCAACGACAACTTCCGCGTCCTGCGCTACGTCGCCAAGATGACCATCAACCCGGCGATCACCCAGGGCGTCTCGCACGTCATCGGCTCGGTCAGCCCCGGCAAGCTCGCCGACCTGGTGCTCTGGGAGCCCGCGTTCTTCGGCACGAAGCCGAAGATGGTCCTCAAGGGCGGCATGATCGCCTGGTCGATCATGGGTGACCCGAACGCGTCGCTGCCCACCCCGCAGCCGGTCTACTACCGGCCCATGTTCGGCGCCACCGGTTCGCAGGTCGCCAAGAACTGCGTGACGTTCGTGTCCCGCGCCGCGCACGAGTCGGGCGTGGCCGAGCAGTTGGGCCTGCAACGGCAGGTCGTGCCGGTCTACGGCTGCCGCAACCTGACCAAGCGCGACATGGTGCGCAACGACCGTACGCCGAAGCTCGAGGTCGACCCGGAGACCTTCGCCGTGAAGATGGACGGCGTGCACGCGACAGTGCCGGCGGCCAAGAACCTCCCCCTCAGCCAGCTCTACTTCTTCAGCTGA
- the ureE gene encoding urease accessory protein UreE (involved in the assembly of the urease metallocenter; possible nickel donor), whose translation MLVETVLGNVNEPAWTERLREAKVDDLALDQWDAQKSRLRRTTSLGTELALSLARGVRLRDGDVLAWDDATATAVVARIALGEVMVVHLDTLHGESLDMVIRSAVELGHAIGNQHWPAVVKGTKMYVPLTVDRKVMDSVMRTHAFTGLTHEFIPGTEIIAYLAPHESRRLFGGADSTPHTHLPADLN comes from the coding sequence ATGCTCGTCGAAACGGTACTCGGCAACGTGAACGAGCCGGCCTGGACCGAGCGGCTCCGCGAGGCAAAGGTCGACGACCTGGCCCTCGACCAGTGGGACGCCCAGAAGAGCCGGCTGCGCCGGACCACCAGTCTCGGCACCGAACTGGCGCTGTCCCTGGCCCGCGGCGTACGGCTGCGCGACGGTGACGTGCTCGCCTGGGACGACGCCACCGCGACCGCTGTGGTGGCCCGCATCGCGCTCGGCGAGGTCATGGTGGTGCACCTCGACACGCTGCACGGCGAGTCGCTGGACATGGTGATCCGCTCCGCCGTCGAACTGGGCCACGCGATCGGCAACCAGCACTGGCCGGCGGTGGTGAAGGGCACCAAGATGTACGTCCCGCTCACTGTGGACCGCAAGGTCATGGACTCGGTGATGCGCACCCACGCGTTCACCGGTCTCACCCACGAGTTCATTCCCGGCACCGAGATCATCGCGTACCTGGCCCCGCACGAGTCGCGGCGCCTGTTCGGCGGGGCCGACTCGACCCCGCACACGCACCTGCCCGCCGACCTGAACTGA
- a CDS encoding urease accessory protein UreF, whose amino-acid sequence MTEALKLLQFGDSVFPVGAFSFSNGLETAVEQGAVHDRATLQEFVRTVTRAAATGDGVALLVAHRAARAGDLDRIRAADEAVHLRKINEETRTMTVRMGRKLAEAAERVVGESLLRKRVAESGAGVPVTYPVALGVLFAELGVGEADAFAAHQYGAASMVLGAAVRLMRVDHLDTQSILFAVNERVGEDYEEVRTAGLDDMQSFAPHLDVLAGAHQHAHVRMFMS is encoded by the coding sequence GTGACCGAGGCCCTGAAGCTGCTCCAGTTCGGCGACTCGGTCTTCCCGGTCGGCGCGTTCTCCTTCTCCAACGGGCTGGAGACGGCGGTCGAGCAGGGCGCGGTGCACGACCGGGCCACGTTGCAGGAGTTCGTGCGGACGGTCACCCGCGCCGCCGCCACCGGTGACGGGGTGGCGCTGCTCGTGGCGCACCGCGCCGCCCGTGCCGGTGACCTCGACCGGATCCGGGCGGCCGACGAGGCCGTACACCTGCGCAAGATCAACGAGGAGACGCGGACGATGACCGTCCGCATGGGGCGCAAGCTGGCCGAGGCCGCCGAACGGGTGGTGGGGGAGTCCCTGCTGCGCAAGCGCGTCGCGGAGAGCGGCGCCGGCGTCCCGGTCACCTACCCGGTCGCGCTCGGCGTGCTCTTCGCCGAACTCGGCGTGGGCGAGGCGGACGCGTTCGCCGCCCACCAGTACGGCGCGGCCTCCATGGTGCTCGGCGCGGCGGTCCGGCTGATGCGGGTGGACCACCTCGACACCCAGTCGATCCTCTTCGCGGTCAACGAGCGGGTCGGCGAGGACTACGAGGAGGTGCGCACCGCCGGGCTCGACGACATGCAGAGCTTCGCGCCGCACCTCGACGTGCTGGCCGGCGCGCACCAGCACGCACACGTACGGATGTTCATGAGCTGA
- the ureG gene encoding urease accessory protein UreG codes for MKSASRIGVGGPVGSGKTAIIEAVVPRLVEQGLRILVITNDVVTTEDAKHVRRALTGVLVEERIVGVETGACPHTAVREDPSMNLAAVEDMEARFPDSDVVLIESGGDNLTLTFSPALVDYFIYVIDVAAGDKIPRKNGPGISKSDILVINKTDLAPYVDADLDVMARDAELMRGGKPFVFTNCKTGEGIDDLVDLVRRNALFDAEVLA; via the coding sequence ATGAAATCAGCGAGTCGGATCGGTGTGGGCGGCCCGGTGGGCAGCGGCAAGACGGCGATCATCGAGGCCGTCGTGCCCCGCCTGGTCGAGCAGGGCCTGCGCATCCTGGTCATCACCAACGACGTGGTCACCACCGAGGACGCCAAGCACGTCCGCCGCGCGCTGACCGGCGTGCTGGTGGAGGAACGCATCGTCGGCGTGGAGACCGGCGCCTGCCCGCACACCGCCGTTCGTGAGGACCCGAGCATGAACCTCGCCGCGGTGGAGGACATGGAGGCGCGGTTCCCGGACAGCGACGTCGTGCTCATCGAGAGCGGCGGGGACAACCTCACGCTCACGTTCAGCCCCGCGCTCGTCGACTACTTCATCTACGTGATCGACGTGGCGGCCGGCGACAAGATCCCGCGCAAGAACGGCCCGGGTATCTCCAAGTCCGACATCCTCGTGATCAACAAGACGGACCTGGCCCCGTACGTCGACGCCGACCTGGACGTGATGGCCCGCGACGCCGAGCTGATGCGCGGCGGCAAGCCGTTCGTGTTCACCAACTGCAAGACCGGCGAGGGCATCGACGACCTGGTGGACCTGGTCCGTCGCAACGCGCTGTTCGACGCCGAAGTGCTGGCATGA
- a CDS encoding urease accessory protein UreD: MTTLDSVRELAPYQDQPAQLPAAANGKVGILRLGFERRADRTILRDVFRQSPLLVQRALYWDEEMPGLPCVMILTTSGGVLQGDRLRMDVDLGPGAQAHLVTQAATKIQEMDANYGTQTQSFTLADDAYLEFLPEPVIPFRRSRFVSDTVVRLPETATMLYAEVLQPGRKYYRDGEIFAYDLFSTTLRAQRPDGRPLFVEKFVITPGRFPVTRIGMMDRFHVFGNVVLLTDPDRAARVFERTATPVWDEQTPLATAVSRLPNDAGLVFKVLGQETEPVRAAVREFCVAAREEVTGCTFPPVFSWR, from the coding sequence ATGACCACTCTGGACTCCGTCCGGGAACTCGCGCCGTACCAGGACCAGCCGGCGCAGCTGCCGGCCGCCGCGAACGGCAAGGTGGGCATCCTCCGGCTGGGGTTCGAGCGGCGCGCGGACCGGACCATCCTGCGCGACGTCTTCCGGCAGTCGCCGCTGCTGGTGCAGCGTGCGCTGTACTGGGACGAGGAAATGCCGGGCCTGCCCTGCGTCATGATCCTCACCACCTCCGGCGGCGTGCTCCAGGGCGACCGGCTACGGATGGACGTCGACCTGGGCCCGGGCGCACAGGCGCACCTGGTCACCCAGGCCGCCACCAAGATCCAGGAGATGGACGCCAACTACGGCACCCAGACCCAGAGCTTCACCCTGGCCGACGACGCCTACCTGGAGTTCCTGCCCGAGCCGGTGATCCCGTTCCGGCGCAGCCGGTTCGTCTCCGACACAGTGGTCCGGCTGCCGGAGACCGCGACGATGCTGTACGCCGAGGTGCTCCAGCCCGGCCGCAAGTACTACCGCGACGGCGAGATCTTCGCGTACGACCTGTTCTCCACCACGCTGCGGGCCCAGCGGCCCGACGGACGCCCGCTGTTTGTGGAGAAGTTCGTCATCACGCCCGGCCGCTTCCCGGTGACGCGCATCGGGATGATGGACCGCTTCCACGTCTTCGGCAACGTCGTGCTGCTCACCGACCCGGACCGGGCGGCCCGGGTGTTCGAGCGGACCGCGACACCGGTGTGGGACGAGCAGACACCGCTGGCCACCGCGGTGAGCCGGCTGCCCAACGACGCCGGACTGGTGTTCAAGGTGCTGGGCCAGGAGACCGAACCGGTCC